From the Streptococcus halotolerans genome, the window ATCAGCTCATGTGCTAAATCTGGTTTATTCTCTACAGGAAGATAGCCGCTAGGATTTAGCACGACCTCAACGTCCATATCAAAACTAGCAGCTACCCCTTCTGCAATGGTTTTAACACGCTTTTGAATATGGAGGCTCATCTCTTGTGTTAGTGCTCGGATGGTTCCGTGTAGGAAAGCTGTTTCTGAAATCACGTTGTTTGTGGTACCAGCTTGCATGGCTCCAAAGGTAACCACCCCTCCTTCAATCGGATCGACATTACGACTGACAATTGTTTGAACCTGAGTGATAAAATAGGCAGCTGCTACTAGGGCATCGTTTGACTGATGGGGGAAAGCTGCATGACCACCTTTGCCTTTAAAGGTTACTTTAACTTCACAAGTTCCAGCAAAAAGGGTTCCAGTATTGGTCGCAATATCACCAACTTTCATATCTGGACGAACATGAAGGCCGTAAAATTCATCGGGTTTCCATTCACCGAAGGCCCCATCTTCATACATGAGCATACCACCAGCTAAATTTTCTTCAGCAGGTTGAAAAAGAAAAAGTAAGTTTTCCTTCGGTTGTAGCTGTGTCAGTTTTTCGAGAAGTCCTAGGGCGATGGTCATATGCATATCATGACCACAAGCATGCATGCGTCCGGCATGTCGGCTAGTAAAATCAAGTCCTGTTTCTTCATGGATGGGAAGCCCATCGATATCTGTTCGCCAACCAATTGTTCTTTGAGCAGCGTAGCCTTGAACGAATACAAGGATTCCTGTGCGCCATGTTTTTTGTTTGACAAAAGGCTTGTTCTGGATTAATTCTGCTATTTTTTCGAGGAGATAGGCTTGAGTTTTGAATTCTTCTAAGCCGATTTCAGGGATTTGATGAAGGTCTCGTCTAATTTGGATTAAATCTAAAGCCATAATCATTCTTTCCTAGTTGTGATAAAAGCTGAGCTATGCTCAGCTTTTTAGTCTTAAAGGTTACGTAGAGCTTCTTCTAAGGCTGTCTTTTGTTGAGTTTTGGCATCGATTTGTTTGATCACACGAGCCGGGACACCAGCTACTACAACGTTTTCTGGGACATCTTCTGTGACAATAGCACCAGCTGCAACAACGGCTCCATTTCCGATTTGAACCCCTTCGATAACAACAGCATTGGCACCAATAAGAACATTGTCTCCCACACGAACAGGTTGAGCAGAAGCTGGTTCGATCACACCTGCTAGGACAGCACCAGCGCCGATATGGCTATTTTTACCGACTGTTGCACGCCCTCCAAGGATAGCCCCCATATCAATCATTGTGCCAGCACCAAT encodes:
- a CDS encoding N-acetyldiaminopimelate deacetylase, whose translation is MALDLIQIRRDLHQIPEIGLEEFKTQAYLLEKIAELIQNKPFVKQKTWRTGILVFVQGYAAQRTIGWRTDIDGLPIHEETGLDFTSRHAGRMHACGHDMHMTIALGLLEKLTQLQPKENLLFLFQPAEENLAGGMLMYEDGAFGEWKPDEFYGLHVRPDMKVGDIATNTGTLFAGTCEVKVTFKGKGGHAAFPHQSNDALVAAAYFITQVQTIVSRNVDPIEGGVVTFGAMQAGTTNNVISETAFLHGTIRALTQEMSLHIQKRVKTIAEGVAASFDMDVEVVLNPSGYLPVENKPDLAHELMNFFQGQANVNLIDCLPAMTGEDFGYLLNKIPGVMFWLGIDTPYPLHHAKMNPSEEALAFGVNHISAFLKYKCC